DNA from Hippoglossus hippoglossus isolate fHipHip1 chromosome 13, fHipHip1.pri, whole genome shotgun sequence:
ttttacaaGGTGATCAACAAATACAACAGTCAAGACTTATATCTTCTGTTTTATGCCCTGACATTAATCGAACAGTTGTTATATAATGCAGTCAAATTGATGCACAATAATTTATCATTGACAACATGGTCAGTTTTCTAAAAGATAATACAGCCATCTTTAAATTCTCTATGGAGgatttgctgcagctccattaacactgtgtgtatttgtgtgccgCACTTGGTCTCTACTTTCTGGGTCCTTTGTTATTCACGTCACTGGGTCACATATGTATGAAGTGATAAAATGTGAATGTCGTTACAATGTCCCAGACAGCGACACGTGTAAGACACATTTAGCGCGCTGCACTCTGCATGCACCGTTTGTTTATACACATGATAGAGTTGTTCACGAGCTGATAATGCCCGATGGCCCAGGGCCTGCTTCAAACACGGGtttaacaaactctgagtcTAACACTGAAACCTTAGAGGGTAAACCAGAACAGCTGATCACAGTCACTTCAATCACCTCCAAGCATGTTATTGTTGAACGGAAAAAAAGGCATCATCAATGGAGCTCTGAAATGGTGATTCACCGAGGCAGCCCGTAAAGAGCAGAGCTTTTAACCCAGTGGAGCCACAAAGATGAATGCGTcgcatttgtgttttaaaaattccagcagctgcagcaggaaaaagGTCAATAAGTTATTACCATGATTACGTTTTATTACTGTTCTGATGTCGACGTTTTGGGACAGATTCTGTGTGGTTAAGgggatcagggggtggagctgtggtatcaaggtcccgctgATACATCCGTTTGGCCAATCGCGAGTCAGgctaagctgtcaatcacaatatttccccctgtttttataacattaaataacagattaaaaacaaacctagTAGATTATttagcacttgaacatacatcagtgtgataggaGCAACCAAAAATGACTTTTGACTTTTAGGCTTgacccatctgctaacatggaggaggagggtttaatCACCAAGTAATGCAGCCAACCACCAAGACGGTTTGGCTTCTTGTTTTgagagcagtcatgtcgtccagcTTTATGTACAATCCATCGTTAAAACTGAACGTAAATTTCACAtataaaatctttcttcacaaaatgtaaagattatatttcaacatgtataaaatttaaatattgtaacTAAAATGCTGTCAAAACAAGTTCAGGCTATATGTTAAGTCACTAAATCCTCTTCTGAAACGGGTCCCAGGTGACACAGGCATTAAATTCTACCGGCATTTGACCAATCTTCtccttttgtatttgtgcaggACATGATGAGGAACCCTTTCGGCATGTTCGACAACGTGAGGACCAACATGAGGAACAGGATGCAGGACACGCAGCGAAACTCTGTCAGTTTTTCTACTCTCGTTTTTGTTGCTTTCCCAGCCTGTTGTGATACATGAACTGTAGTTtattaacagtgtgtgtgtgtgtgtgtgtgtgtgtgtgtgtgtgtgtgtgtgtgtgtgtgtgtgtgtgtgtgtgtgtgtgtgtgtgtgtgtgtgtgtgtgtgtgtgtgtgtgtgtgtgtgtgtgtgtgtgtgtgtgtttcaggagaaCATGTCCAAAGGTTCAAACACCCACTCGTTCAGCTCCTCATCAGTCATGACGTATTCTAAGGTTGGAAATGAGCCTCCCAAAGTCTTTCAGGCAACCTCGTCGACACGCCGTGCCCCCGGAGGGGTGAGTCCTCCATCAGATATGTTACAGTATTACTACAGTATCACTGTCCATTAGAGCACAGGTCAATACACTGAGCTTGGAGAATAAATATGTTGAAGACTCACTTATCTCTCTGTATCCCTCTTGAGTGCTCATGGTAATCAGTTCCCCCTGTTCCATCAAAGTGTACCATAAATCATTTTGGAGATTCTTCATGAACCAACTGATGTGTCTGATTGGTTTGTTATTGTTTCAATCACCAGATCAAGGAGACCCGGCAAGCGGTTAAAGACTCCGAGAGCGGTCTGGAGAAGATGTCAATCGGTCACCACATCCAAGACAGGGGACATGTTGttgaaaagaaatacaacaagaaaacaggAGAGAAGGAGCTCAACCAGGACTTTCAGAACTTGGATGAATGTACGTTGAAGTGGTAGAGTTGTTGCAGTTGCTAGGTACGGTTGCTTTATAATTGTAGAGGGTCCAGCTCATACATCTATATTAAGATGGAAGATGCTTCtacacttcctccctctgtaCTAAAATTAAGCTAAAGTATCCCAGACACGGGTGCTGCCATCACGGTGTCGAGGTCCTCAACGGCCTACGACTACGGTAAAACCTACCGGAAAAATTAACTGtgggataagaactacctaaaatgcCAGAAACAATCTTTGGGaaaaaattatttaacatgtacttagttagtttggtccatgttccatccactaacacagaggaggtggggtttataacctttattgcagccagccaccagggggcgatcaagatgacttggcttctcttttggggagctgtgatgtcatcgatctttatatacagtccaaTAATTCAGCCATTGTTGCACTACtggaaaaatgtgaatttatgaAGGAGCGATTGAACTTCAGAGATCATCCTGGAAGTAATCTGACTGATTTTTCACAGTATGACCGACTCAGTGGAGTGGAGCCGGATCAGATCGTCCATGATTATCAAACCAGCCAGTTGAACCCAGCACTCTCCCACTATAACAAATCGACTGTCTCATTTGATCCCGTTTCTCCACCCGCAGCTGAAGCACAGTCTTTTGACGATGAGTGGCAGGAGGAGTTGACCAAGTTCAAGCCGTCTGGCCCCGTGCCTCGTCTGGAAGAAGCTCGGCCCCGTGCCGTTCACCCGGCGGCCCTCACGGGTCCTGAGGAGGCCCTCAGGGGTCCTGAGGAGGCCCACAGGTCAGTGTGCAACACTCAGGCCACATGCAGTGTTGACGACAGGTCAGAATCTGCAGATCAGGATCAAATGACAAACAATTGGCAGGCGACTAATAGCAAACATATGCAGTACATTTTGTTGAGTATAGTGTTCTCATGTTATGATACTGCTGTTAATGAACTGCGATTGTTTTTATCTTCCTCAGAGACCAGTCAAAGGGCAAAGCTGAGGGTAGACGCAACATGAAAGGCTCGGGCTCGACAAAGCAGTGAAACCATCTGTTTCTGTGCTCATTAAAGTCTTTCAGGCATCATGCAGTACACACTGGTgctctgtgtacacacacacacacacaaacacacacacacacacacacacacacacacacacacacacacacacacacacacacacacaaggttcaTCAACAAGGTAAACAGGATCAGAAGGCACTGACCTagaatttgaaatatttaacagaCTGTACATTGTGTATTGCTGCTGCTCATTTTCCGAATCCTACACTGCACAATATGAAAATCTTCttgctgctgatgaagaccTGCTGTAGATGGCTGCCCCCTTACACTGgacatttattcagatttttcagggatcacatttctcctctctcactgttaaaggagacatatgatgctttgTCCGTTTTGTCCCACCGATACCTCCCtgacatgacatcacaatgtcccccattggcataatgcatgGCTAGCAGCTTGTCTggcacgccccctaacaaagccaggtaaaaCGAGAGCAGGGGACGACTTTTCCTACATGCGCTGGAAGCAGTTGACTTATCACAATAAGGTGACcgagctggccaatcagagccgaCTGGGCTTTACCGGGCGTTTGCtgaaaagagaagctgcagcaatggacagtacGAGGAAGGCGATGGGGTTTCTGAACATTCTAAACAGCCTGTAAACCTTTATAAGTAATAAcccaaagaaaaaagatgagcataatatgtctctTTTAATATTTCCAGCCTTAGCACCTTTCACACTTGAGtttaaattcataaaaataGCCAAAGGAGTTTGGTGAGGTACTAAAAATGATCTAAAGTCCTATAATAGGCTTTGGAGAATAGTTGATAGGAACGTGAAATACCTGTGACATAGTGTGTTGCCAACAAGTAAAAGGCTCATTAGTATTTCTGTGGTTCTAATGAtgttgaaacacattttaatagaCTCATAAGATCATAAATGTGAGGCCATGGGCACCGTTTATACCATTAGACATAAACAGTCAAACAGCAATGTATAATTATCATTGTGGATCAGATGAATATAACTTGCTGTAGGTGAGATAATCTGATGAGGTCATCTGTTTCTCACATTCTGTCATTTTCATACTGAAACAAGACACAAAATTAGTAATATATCAAGTTTTTGAAATCCACTAATGCACTTAGACAATGTCTCAATTGTCTTTTCGTAATTATATTGTCTAGTACCTGATGTTCTCAATAGATGTATTTTATCTGCTGTAAtctttgtaaaaagaaaaataatactCTTccctttttatatattgttacTTTGGTTTCTCTACTTTTTCATCTGATGAACTGTGCAGCGTAGCAACATCTGGATTATTTTCAATAATTCAAGCTTTGTTcttgtatatttgttttcaagGTTTTCAAACCAAAGTCCTGTGTCAACACAGACTATCGTCTGgtattaaaaaatgtgaaaacactaAGATTAatctggtgttttgtttttaatcagcaCCAAACCGGGTTTTTGGTTCAGGTTGATATTCACTGAAAAGGAAGAACTGGAGAAAAtaagactaaaaataaataaataaacggaATAACTGCTACTCGACAACTCTGTATGATAATGTGGGTCTAGAGGGTCATGAGAGTGTGAGCCCGCGTTGTGGTGCCTGTCAGTAACCCAGGGTAGTATTTTTGGCTCTAAGCACTTGTCAGTAGCTCAGATTGGTCTGAGATGTTACACAGCTGCGAGCCCAACATGTTCCCCTCTCACGTGCTCCTGTATCAGACTTCATTAATCCCTCGGCTTCAACATATGATCGGAGGGAATCGAGGAGCCTCTGACAAACATATGGCTGAACATGGCATCGGGTTTGAGCTGCGTCTTAATTCAGTCCAGGAACACAAAGCACAAGGGACAAGGTGTGATTAGTGTTGTGTTTCCTGCCTC
Protein-coding regions in this window:
- the mlf1 gene encoding myeloid leukemia factor 1 isoform X1, with the protein product MFNSNFRDVDEDPFFSDPFRAHREHMRQMMRSFSEPFGGPLMPSMMDGRSRGHDMAEHPGSSLALRDEHRDMSRSLMPFGSTDSTDMMRNPFGMFDNVRTNMRNRMQDTQRNSENMSKGSNTHSFSSSSVMTYSKVGNEPPKVFQATSSTRRAPGGIKETRQAVKDSESGLEKMSIGHHIQDRGHVVEKKYNKKTGEKELNQDFQNLDESEAQSFDDEWQEELTKFKPSGPVPRLEEARPRAVHPAALTGPEEALRGPEEAHRDQSKGKAEGRRNMKGSGSTKQ
- the mlf1 gene encoding myeloid leukemia factor 1 isoform X3, translating into MFNSNFRDVDEDPFFSDPFRAHREHMRQMMRSFSEPFGGPLMPSMMDGRSRGHDMAEHPGSSLALRDEHRDMMRNPFGMFDNVRTNMRNRMQDTQRNSENMSKGSNTHSFSSSSVMTYSKVGNEPPKVFQATSSTRRAPGGIKETRQAVKDSESGLEKMSIGHHIQDRGHVVEKKYNKKTGEKELNQDFQNLDESEAQSFDDEWQEELTKFKPSGPVPRLEEARPRAVHPAALTGPEEALRGPEEAHRDQSKGKAEGRRNMKGSGSTKQ
- the mlf1 gene encoding myeloid leukemia factor 1 isoform X2, with the protein product MFNSNFRDVDEDPFFSDPFRAHREHMRQMMRSFSEPFGGPLMPSMMDGRSRGHDMAEHPGSSLALRDEHRDMSRSLMPFGSTDSTDMMRNPFGMFDNVRTNMRNRMQDTQRNSENMSKGSNTHSFSSSSVMTYSKVGNEPPKVFQATSSTRRAPGGIKETRQAVKDSESGLEKMSIGHHIQDRGHVVEKKYNKKTGEKELNQDFQNLDESEAQSFDDEWQEELTKFKPSGPVPRLEEARPRAVHPAALTGPEEALRDQSKGKAEGRRNMKGSGSTKQ